A genomic region of Micromonospora sp. NBRC 110009 contains the following coding sequences:
- a CDS encoding M36 family metallopeptidase codes for MRTPSRATTGATALLLAAGLVLTAGAGGQAAPRDEIRTQAQPGTLPGDSHDSKARDNRTGRTAPTDRQRDRAAALGARVRWTDFGTPAMLTSTGRPLATGLPADPAAAARAYVAANRDLLGLTADGAAALEQLTVAPMGEGATVLFRQRFGDLPAAVDGLLAVGVRDGAVWHVSSSLARDGGAPAAATLSAEQARQAAVADAALTDPTILRTSLVAVPTADRGARAAYEVVLGADVSGAEPAAFATYVDARDGSVLVREDLVDHDSDNPSWDVFPNSPSVDKSSTDTRVRWCFQPGAGCDEMVGTSASLPWDVGPATGTSTATTKGNNATAVQNWFSNDPFSVGTETATPRPDRTFAYPWTNQWYEQKCSPDTFTSPQANDIDAARANLFAMHNRMHDWSYHLGFTEATWNLQQDNLGRGGLGSDAEQGNAQAGGVSGGPPNFAARDNANQITPPDGIAPTTNMYLWQPIAGSFYAPCVDGDFDMSVIAHEYGHAISNRMIAGPNGGVSSPQGMSESWSDQLAMEYLYEHGYAAPGRKGFTIGEYTTGDPDAGIRNYNMSDSPLNYSAIDYDFVGLQVHASGEVWSATNADIRAAMLARYGTGDAALQKSCANGATPVTACPGNRRWIQLVFDSFLLMAVSQVSMVDARDAMLAADRIRFGGANQDLLWNAFAARGLGEAAASAGNADVNPTPGFTSPYADEAVLTFKPVDDDVAVPGAQLFVGPYQARAVPVADSDAATPLTDQVRLVPGTYEFVVRAPGYGHVRVGPLTVKAGQVRDLAVQLRRNLASTTAGATVSGDGINLARIADDDEATNWASLGTPVAGRQVTVDLAGGAQQVRRVQVSAMLRPPVAGDPDAGTQSRFSALRQFRVLACTAGAGVTCADAADFQVVYTSPADAFPSVAPRPRAPELLVRSFDIPRTKATHLRVEVVTNQCTGAPDYAGEQDADPRAATDCATASPQAGNVRIAEFQAFAQ; via the coding sequence GTGCGCACACCATCGCGTGCGACGACGGGAGCCACCGCGCTGCTACTCGCGGCCGGGCTGGTCCTGACCGCAGGAGCTGGCGGCCAGGCGGCACCCAGGGACGAGATCCGGACCCAGGCGCAGCCCGGCACCCTGCCGGGTGACAGCCACGACAGCAAAGCCAGGGACAACCGCACGGGGCGGACCGCGCCCACCGACCGGCAGCGGGACCGGGCCGCCGCGCTCGGGGCCCGGGTCCGCTGGACCGACTTCGGCACCCCGGCCATGCTGACCTCGACCGGCCGGCCGCTCGCCACCGGGCTGCCCGCCGACCCGGCCGCCGCGGCGCGGGCGTACGTGGCGGCCAACCGGGACCTGCTGGGGCTGACCGCCGACGGCGCCGCGGCCCTGGAGCAGTTGACCGTCGCCCCGATGGGCGAGGGCGCCACGGTGCTGTTCCGGCAGCGCTTCGGCGACCTGCCGGCCGCGGTGGACGGCCTCCTCGCGGTCGGCGTACGCGACGGCGCGGTGTGGCACGTCAGCTCGTCGCTGGCCCGGGACGGTGGCGCCCCGGCCGCGGCCACGCTCAGCGCCGAGCAGGCGCGGCAGGCCGCCGTGGCCGACGCCGCGCTGACCGACCCGACGATCCTGCGGACCTCACTGGTCGCGGTGCCGACCGCCGACCGGGGCGCGCGGGCCGCGTACGAGGTGGTTCTCGGCGCGGACGTCTCCGGCGCGGAGCCGGCGGCCTTCGCGACCTACGTGGACGCCCGGGACGGCAGCGTGCTGGTCCGCGAGGACCTGGTCGACCACGACTCCGACAACCCGTCGTGGGACGTCTTCCCGAACTCGCCGTCGGTCGACAAGTCCTCCACCGACACCCGGGTGCGCTGGTGCTTCCAGCCGGGCGCCGGGTGTGACGAGATGGTCGGCACTTCCGCCTCGCTGCCCTGGGACGTGGGCCCGGCCACCGGGACGTCCACGGCCACGACGAAGGGCAACAACGCGACCGCGGTGCAGAACTGGTTCAGCAACGACCCGTTCAGCGTGGGCACCGAGACCGCCACGCCGCGTCCGGACCGCACCTTCGCCTACCCGTGGACCAACCAGTGGTACGAGCAGAAGTGCAGCCCGGACACCTTCACCTCGCCGCAGGCCAACGACATCGACGCGGCCCGGGCGAACCTGTTCGCGATGCACAACCGGATGCACGACTGGTCGTACCACCTGGGCTTCACCGAGGCGACCTGGAACCTGCAGCAGGACAACCTGGGCCGCGGCGGGCTGGGCAGCGACGCCGAGCAGGGCAACGCGCAGGCCGGTGGGGTCAGCGGCGGCCCGCCGAACTTCGCCGCCCGGGACAACGCCAACCAGATCACCCCGCCGGACGGCATCGCCCCGACCACCAACATGTACCTGTGGCAGCCGATCGCCGGCTCGTTCTACGCGCCCTGCGTGGACGGCGACTTCGACATGTCGGTCATCGCCCACGAGTACGGCCACGCGATCAGCAACCGCATGATCGCCGGCCCGAACGGCGGGGTGAGTTCGCCGCAGGGGATGAGCGAGAGCTGGTCGGACCAGCTCGCCATGGAGTACCTCTACGAGCACGGGTACGCGGCGCCGGGCCGGAAGGGCTTCACCATCGGCGAGTACACCACCGGCGACCCGGACGCGGGCATCCGCAACTACAACATGAGCGACAGCCCGCTCAACTACAGCGCCATCGACTACGACTTCGTCGGCCTCCAGGTGCATGCCTCCGGCGAGGTGTGGTCGGCCACCAACGCCGACATCCGCGCCGCGATGCTCGCGCGGTACGGCACGGGCGACGCCGCGCTGCAGAAGTCCTGCGCCAACGGGGCGACGCCGGTGACCGCCTGCCCGGGCAACCGGCGCTGGATCCAACTGGTCTTCGACTCGTTCCTGCTGATGGCCGTCAGCCAGGTCAGCATGGTCGACGCCCGGGACGCGATGCTCGCCGCCGACCGGATCCGCTTCGGCGGGGCCAACCAGGACCTGCTCTGGAACGCCTTCGCCGCCCGGGGCCTCGGTGAGGCCGCGGCCAGCGCCGGCAACGCCGACGTCAACCCGACGCCCGGCTTCACCTCCCCGTACGCCGACGAGGCGGTGCTGACCTTCAAGCCGGTCGACGACGACGTGGCCGTGCCGGGAGCGCAGCTCTTCGTCGGGCCCTACCAGGCGCGGGCCGTGCCGGTCGCCGACTCCGACGCGGCCACCCCGCTCACCGACCAGGTGCGCCTGGTCCCCGGCACGTACGAGTTCGTCGTCCGGGCGCCCGGTTACGGGCACGTCCGGGTCGGACCGCTCACGGTCAAGGCCGGGCAGGTCCGCGACCTGGCGGTGCAGCTGCGGCGCAACCTCGCCTCGACCACCGCGGGCGCGACGGTCAGCGGTGACGGGATCAACCTGGCCCGGATCGCCGACGACGACGAGGCCACCAACTGGGCCTCGCTCGGCACGCCGGTCGCCGGCCGGCAGGTCACCGTCGACCTGGCCGGCGGCGCGCAGCAGGTCCGCCGGGTGCAGGTCAGCGCGATGCTGCGTCCGCCGGTCGCCGGTGACCCGGACGCCGGCACGCAGAGCCGGTTCTCGGCGCTGCGTCAGTTCCGGGTCCTCGCCTGCACGGCGGGGGCCGGGGTGACGTGCGCCGACGCGGCGGACTTCCAGGTGGTCTACACCAGTCCGGCGGACGCCTTCCCGTCGGTGGCGCCCCGGCCGCGGGCCCCGGAGCTGCTCGTCCGGTCGTTCGACATCCCGCGGACCAAGGCGACCCACCTGCGGGTCGAGGTGGTGACCAACCAGTGCACCGGCGCGCCCGACTACGCCGGTGAGCAGGACGCCGACCCGCGGGCGGCGACCGACTGCGCCACCGCCAGCCCGCAGGCGGGCAACGTGCGGATCGCCGAGTTCCAGGCGTTCGCGCAGTAG
- a CDS encoding ribonuclease domain-containing protein — translation MVATALVGPSVVSPKLAEPAQAAVYSSCTMTRCTDARTARSGWSAKGFPTTRGWYSWSGGLCNFAGGRFYNYEGQLPTNATYYEYDVYPRACGASRDAYRIVVNKSTGATWFSPDHYANFYRL, via the coding sequence ATGGTCGCCACCGCGCTCGTCGGCCCGTCGGTGGTGTCGCCGAAGCTCGCCGAGCCGGCCCAGGCCGCCGTCTACAGCTCCTGCACGATGACCCGCTGCACGGACGCCCGCACCGCGCGCTCCGGCTGGTCCGCCAAGGGCTTCCCGACCACCCGCGGCTGGTACTCGTGGAGCGGCGGCCTGTGCAACTTCGCCGGCGGCCGGTTCTACAACTACGAGGGCCAGCTCCCCACCAACGCCACCTACTACGAGTACGACGTCTACCCGCGCGCCTGTGGCGCGTCCCGCGACGCGTACCGGATCGTGGTCAACAAGAGCACCGGCGCTACCTGGTTCTCGCCCGACCACTACGCGAACTTCTACCGGCTCTGA
- a CDS encoding barstar family protein — protein MPAANPPAWLAFDDGSGADPTATTLAGPGARDRAGLFDALTAALALPDWFGRNWDGLADVLADRLDAGPLTLVVEDAGELLVDEPPAQLGTLLDVLGGVAAGGHHPLRVVLRDRADRLPALRHRIAAALGGHVGAPPPDPR, from the coding sequence ATGCCCGCAGCCAACCCGCCGGCCTGGCTCGCCTTCGACGACGGGTCCGGCGCGGACCCGACCGCGACCACCCTCGCCGGGCCCGGCGCCCGCGACCGGGCCGGGCTCTTCGACGCGCTGACGGCGGCACTCGCCCTGCCCGACTGGTTCGGGCGCAACTGGGACGGGCTCGCCGACGTGCTGGCCGACCGGCTCGACGCCGGCCCGCTCACCCTGGTCGTCGAGGACGCGGGGGAGTTGCTGGTCGACGAGCCCCCGGCGCAGCTCGGCACCCTGCTCGACGTGCTCGGCGGGGTCGCCGCCGGCGGGCACCACCCGCTGCGTGTGGTGCTGCGCGACCGGGCGGACCGGCTGCCCGCGCTGCGACACCGGATCGCCGCCGCCCTGGGCGGCCACGTCGGCGCCCCACCGCCCGACCCCCGCTGA
- a CDS encoding nucleoside triphosphate pyrophosphohydrolase family protein produces MDLDEYQRGALRTAAPRDRRNELLHLVLGLVGESGEIAEKFKKWVRDLDSDESRIDRADIAKELGDVLWYVAVLADYLDLSLDDIAAANLAKLACRQGRGVLGGSGDNR; encoded by the coding sequence ATGGACCTGGACGAGTATCAGCGCGGCGCCCTCCGTACCGCCGCTCCACGTGACAGAAGGAACGAGCTGCTCCATCTGGTGCTCGGGCTGGTCGGCGAATCGGGCGAGATCGCCGAGAAGTTCAAGAAGTGGGTCCGAGACCTCGACAGCGACGAGTCGCGGATCGACCGGGCCGACATCGCCAAGGAACTCGGTGACGTGCTCTGGTACGTGGCGGTGCTCGCCGACTACCTCGATCTGTCGCTGGACGACATCGCGGCGGCCAACCTGGCCAAGCTGGCCTGCCGCCAGGGCCGTGGCGTGCTGGGCGGCAGCGGCGACAACCGCTGA
- a CDS encoding HD domain-containing protein, with protein sequence MEFPAYLATMPMHAITEIHGEPGLLARFRLEIEAFDDIARGRLTAALDLAADLHRDDRRVREPYLNHLLRVAIRMMHHYQVRDVDVIVAGLLHDAVEDHPAELAGPGTAENPTAAALAALAARFGPRVARLVGAVTNPAYDPGRDRHAQYREHVAASLDREPWARVIKVSDFTDNGVGVIHTIGPKVARSAAKYRPLVPVYRDLIARPDTPLSAPVKRHIFGQLDLAEERFSAILDQPN encoded by the coding sequence ATGGAGTTCCCGGCGTACCTGGCGACCATGCCGATGCACGCGATCACCGAGATCCACGGCGAGCCGGGCCTGCTGGCCCGGTTCCGGCTGGAGATCGAGGCGTTCGACGACATCGCCCGGGGCCGCCTCACCGCCGCCCTCGACCTCGCCGCCGACCTGCACCGCGACGACCGGCGGGTCCGCGAGCCGTACCTCAACCACCTGCTCCGGGTGGCGATCCGGATGATGCACCACTACCAGGTGCGGGACGTGGACGTGATCGTCGCCGGCCTGCTGCACGACGCGGTGGAGGACCACCCGGCGGAGCTGGCCGGCCCGGGCACTGCCGAGAACCCGACGGCGGCGGCGTTGGCCGCGCTGGCCGCCCGGTTCGGCCCGCGGGTCGCCCGCCTGGTCGGCGCGGTCACCAACCCGGCGTACGACCCGGGGCGCGACCGGCACGCGCAGTACCGGGAGCACGTCGCGGCGAGCCTGGACCGGGAGCCCTGGGCGCGGGTGATCAAGGTGTCGGACTTCACCGACAACGGCGTCGGCGTGATCCACACGATCGGGCCGAAGGTCGCCCGCTCGGCCGCCAAGTACCGCCCGCTGGTGCCGGTCTACCGCGATCTCATCGCCCGCCCCGACACGCCCCTGTCCGCGCCGGTGAAGCGGCACATCTTCGGCCAGCTCGACCTGGCCGAGGAGCGCTTCAGCGCGATCCTCGACCAGCCCAACTGA
- a CDS encoding ATP-binding protein: protein MEDGTAAGSGRDDPAPAVRRPDPVLTLGVPADPGQLAPTRARLRRWLHAHGVDEWDVETVLIATGEACANAIEHGYRFAPGGITTLRAELRDDRLEVEVRDHGGWRENAGGDGTDRGRGRLIMARMMDETTIVGTPEGTTVRLVKRLTSVGCPTAGPAGGEDQL, encoded by the coding sequence GTGGAGGATGGGACGGCCGCCGGGTCCGGCCGGGACGACCCGGCGCCGGCCGTCCGCCGGCCCGACCCGGTGCTCACCCTCGGCGTGCCGGCGGACCCGGGGCAGCTCGCCCCCACCCGGGCCCGGCTGCGGCGCTGGCTGCACGCTCACGGCGTGGACGAGTGGGACGTCGAGACGGTGCTGATCGCCACCGGGGAGGCGTGCGCCAACGCGATCGAGCACGGGTACCGTTTCGCGCCTGGTGGGATCACCACCCTGCGGGCCGAGCTGCGCGACGACCGGCTGGAGGTCGAGGTGCGCGACCACGGCGGCTGGCGGGAGAACGCGGGCGGCGACGGCACCGATCGGGGCCGGGGGCGGTTGATCATGGCGCGGATGATGGACGAGACGACCATCGTCGGCACCCCGGAGGGGACCACCGTGCGCCTGGTCAAGCGGCTGACGTCGGTCGGGTGCCCGACGGCGGGGCCCGCCGGCGGCGAAGATCAGCTATAA
- a CDS encoding DedA family protein: MDRLLNLLVALPPALVLALVFLLPALEASTFLGLVVPGEIAVLIGGVLAHEGRLPLWAVIVAAVAGAALGDQVGYLVGRRYGRRLLDRVPRRVARSGELRRALDLLRRRGAMAVVLGRWAAALRALVPGLAGMSGLPRRAFTVANVAGGALWAATVAVLGYLAGASYRLLERRLGWGGEAVLALVLLLVVVRVIRARRLAAREREAAGSPRG; encoded by the coding sequence ATGGACCGGCTGCTGAACCTCCTGGTGGCGCTGCCGCCCGCCCTGGTCCTGGCGCTGGTCTTCCTGCTCCCGGCGCTGGAGGCGTCGACCTTCCTCGGCCTGGTCGTACCGGGCGAGATCGCGGTGCTGATCGGCGGCGTGCTCGCCCACGAGGGGCGGCTGCCGCTCTGGGCGGTGATCGTGGCGGCGGTCGCCGGGGCGGCGCTCGGCGACCAGGTGGGCTACCTCGTCGGCCGGCGCTACGGCCGGCGGCTGCTGGACCGGGTGCCCCGACGGGTCGCCCGCTCGGGTGAGCTGCGCCGGGCCCTGGACCTGCTGCGCCGCCGGGGCGCGATGGCGGTGGTGCTGGGCCGGTGGGCGGCGGCGCTGCGGGCGTTGGTGCCCGGGCTGGCCGGGATGAGCGGCCTCCCGCGCCGCGCGTTCACCGTGGCGAACGTGGCCGGCGGCGCGCTCTGGGCGGCGACCGTGGCAGTGCTCGGCTACCTGGCCGGGGCGTCGTACCGGCTGCTGGAGCGGCGGCTGGGCTGGGGCGGCGAGGCGGTGCTGGCGCTGGTGCTGCTCCTGGTGGTGGTGCGGGTGATCCGGGCCCGCCGGCTCGCCGCCCGCGAGCGGGAGGCGGCCGGTTCCCCCCGCGGATGA
- a CDS encoding LacI family DNA-binding transcriptional regulator → MPTLADVARRAGVSPATASRVINGSSKPVAEALRARVLKAVAELRYVPNAHAQLLARPQRSVVGVVVHDVSDPYFAEVTRGLQRVATEQGRLVIICNSYRDPARELEYVDMLRAQQVAAIVLAGSGYHDPGVNALIDERLGAYAATGGRVAVVGRHRHRGDAVLPANEEGARLLGRELRRLGHRTVGVISGPGVLTTTADRLAGLHDGLSAPLPAEWIRYADFTRDGGARACAELLDAVPGLTAVVALNDSMAVGALGVLRDRGVPVPERVSVVGFDDMPIAADVSPALTTVRLPLAELGARAMTLALAPADERDRVEIVPAELVRRDSLGPAPA, encoded by the coding sequence ATGCCGACGCTGGCCGACGTCGCCCGCCGGGCGGGCGTCTCCCCCGCGACCGCGTCGCGGGTCATCAACGGCAGCAGCAAGCCGGTCGCGGAGGCGCTGCGCGCGCGGGTGCTCAAGGCCGTCGCCGAGCTGCGGTACGTGCCGAACGCGCACGCCCAACTGCTGGCCCGGCCGCAGCGCAGCGTGGTCGGCGTGGTGGTGCACGACGTCTCCGACCCGTACTTCGCCGAGGTGACCCGGGGGCTGCAACGGGTCGCCACCGAGCAGGGCCGGCTGGTCATCATCTGCAACAGCTACCGGGATCCGGCACGGGAGCTGGAGTACGTGGACATGCTCCGCGCCCAGCAGGTGGCCGCGATCGTGCTGGCCGGCTCCGGCTACCACGACCCGGGCGTCAACGCGCTGATCGACGAGCGGCTCGGCGCGTACGCGGCGACCGGCGGGCGGGTGGCGGTGGTCGGCCGGCACCGGCACCGGGGTGACGCGGTGCTGCCGGCCAACGAGGAGGGCGCCCGGCTGCTCGGCCGGGAACTGCGCCGGCTCGGGCACCGGACGGTCGGCGTGATCTCCGGCCCGGGCGTGCTCACCACCACCGCCGACCGGCTGGCCGGCCTCCACGACGGCCTGTCGGCGCCGTTGCCGGCGGAGTGGATCCGGTACGCCGACTTCACCCGCGACGGCGGGGCGCGGGCGTGCGCGGAGCTGCTGGACGCCGTGCCGGGGCTCACCGCGGTCGTCGCGCTCAACGACTCGATGGCGGTCGGCGCGCTGGGCGTGCTCCGCGACCGCGGGGTGCCGGTGCCCGAGCGGGTCTCCGTGGTCGGCTTCGACGACATGCCGATCGCCGCCGACGTGTCCCCGGCGCTCACCACGGTCCGGCTCCCCCTGGCCGAGCTGGGCGCCCGGGCGATGACCCTGGCCCTGGCGCCGGCCGACGAGCGGGACCGGGTGGAGATCGTCCCCGCCGAACTGGTCCGCCGGGACAGCCTCGGCCCGGCCCCGGCCTGA